A genomic window from Sorex araneus isolate mSorAra2 chromosome 2, mSorAra2.pri, whole genome shotgun sequence includes:
- the LOC101548335 gene encoding olfactory receptor 7A17-like has protein sequence MKPQNDTGFSEFLLLGLAKEQELQPLIFGIFLSMYLITVLGNLLIILAVSSDPHLHTPMYFFLSNLSFVDICFTSTTVPKMLQNIQTHSKAITYAGCITQMYFFILFAAMDIFLLAVMAIDRYVAICHPLHYTVIMNPRLCGLLVLGSWALSALNSLIENLLILRLSFCEDLEISHFFCDFNKVLQLACSDTFLNDVVKYSVVVVMGGGPFIGILYSYSKIVSSIRAISSAQGKYKAFSTCASHLSVVSLFFCTSIGVYLSSAMTQSSQSNAIASVMYTVVTPMLNPFIYSLRNKDIKRALRSFIGRKTP, from the coding sequence ATGAAACCACAAAACGACACAGGattttcagaatttcttctcCTGGGACTTGCAAAAGAACAAGAACTGCAGCCCCTCATCTTTGGAattttcctgtccatgtacctgatcaccgtgctggggaacctgctcatcatcctggccgtcagctcagacccccacctccacacacccatgtacttcttcctgtccaacctgtccttcgtggacatctgcttcacctccaccaccgtcCCCAAGATGCTGCAGAACATCCAGACACACAGCAAGGCCATCACCTACGCGGGCTGCATCACCCAGATGTACTTTTTCATACTTTTTGCAGCAATGGACATCTTTCTCCTGGCTGTGATGGCCattgaccgctatgtggccatctgccaccctctacactacacggtcatcatgaacccTCGGCTCTGTGGGTTGCTGGTTCTGGGGTCCTGGGCCCTGAGTGCCCTCAATTCCTTGATAGAAAATCTCTTGATCTTGCGCTTGTCCTTCTGTGAAGACTTGGAAATTTCTCACTTTTTCTGTGATTTCAACAAGGTGCTGCAACTTGCCTGTTCTGACACCTTTCTGAATGACGTGGTTAAATAttcggtggtggtggtgatgggcgGGGGTCCTTTCATTGGCATCCTTTACTCCTACTCAAAGATCGTCTCCTCCATCAGGGCAATCTCCTCGGCTCAGGGCAAGTATAAGGCCTTTTCCACCTGCGCGTCTCACCTCTCCGTGGTCTCCTTATTCTTTTGCACAAGTATAGGCGTGTACCTGAGCTCTGCTATGACCCAGAGCTCGCAGTCCAACGCCATTGCCTCGGTGATGTACAcagtggtcacccccatgctcaaccccttcatctacagcctcaggaACAAAGACATCAAGAGGGCTCTGAGGAGTTTCATTGGGAGGAAAACTCCATAA